The sequence CAAGTAGGCTCCCACTGCTTGTACGTACACGGTTTCAGGTTCTTTTTCACTCCCCTCGCCGGGGTTCTTTTCGCCTTTCCCTCACGGTACTGGTTCACTATCGGTCAGTCAGGAGTATTTAGCCTTGGAGGATGGTCCCCCCATATTCAGACAGGATACCACGTGTCCCGCCCTACTCTTCGAGTTCACAACCTGTGCATTTTCGTGTACGGGACTATCACCCTGTACCGTCGGACTTTCCAGACCGTTCCACTAACACACAAGCTGATTCAGACTCCGGGCTGCTCCCCGTTCGCTCGCCGCTACTGGGGGAATCTCGGTTGATTTCTTTTCCTCGGGGTACTTAGATGTTTCAGTTCCCCCGGTTCGCCTCGTTAACCTATGTATTCAGTTAACGATAGTGTGTCGAAACACACTGGGTTTCCCCATTCGGACATCACCGGGTCAAAGGTTCATATCACCTCGCCGGCGCTTTTCGCAGATTAGCACGTCCTTCATCGCCTCTGACTGCCAGGGCATCCACCGTGTACGCTTAGTCGCTTAACCTCACAACCCGAAGATGTTTCTTTCGATTCATCATCGGTTTGCGAAAATTTGAGAGACTCGAACACACATAACATGTGTGTCGTTTCAATTTTCAGCTTGATCCAGATTTTTAAAGAGCAAAACTTCGCAGTGCACCTTTTCAGGTTCACTCTGAAGTTTTCTTGTGTTCGCAGTAAAAGATGGTGGAGCTATGCGGGATCGAACCGCAGACCTCCTGCGTGCAAAGCAGGCGCTCTCCCAGCTGAGCTATAGCCCCATCGTTTGTAATCTCTGTACCGCTCATCCTTTAAAAGGAGTTTGGTAGGCCTGAGTGGACTTGAACCACCGACCTCACCCTTATCAGGGGTGCGCTCTAACCACCTGAGCTACAAGCCTGCAGAGATTTTTACTGCTGTTTTTTCATCAGACAATCTGTGTGAGCACTACAAAGGCAGGTTCTTTAAGGTAAGGAGGTGATCCAACCGCAGGTTCCCCTACGGTTACCTTGTTACGACTTCACCCCAGTCATGAATCACAAAGTGGTAAGCGCCCTCCCGAAGGTTAAGCTACCTACTTCTTTTGCAACCCACTCCCATGGTGTGACGGGCGGTGTGTACAAGGCCCGGGAACGTATTCACCGTAGCATTCTGATCTACGATTACTAGCGATTCCGACTTCATGGAGTCGAGTTGCAGACTCCAATCCGGACTACGACGCACTTTATGAGGTCCGCTTGCTCTCGCGAGGTCGCTTCTCTTTGTATGCGCCATTGTAGCACGTGTGTAGCCCTACTCGTAAGGGCCATGATGACTTGACGTCATCCCCACCTTCCTCCAGTTTATCACTGGCAGTCTCCTTTGAGTTCCCGGCCTAACCGCTGGCAACAAAGGATAAGGGTTGCGCTCGTTGCGGGACTTAACCCAACATTTCACAACACGAGCTGACGACAGCCATGCAGCACCTGTCTCAGAGTTCCCGAAGGCACCAAAGCATCTCTGCTAAGTTCTCTGGATGTCAAGAGTAGGTAAGGTTCTTCGCGTTGCATCGAATTAAACCACATGCTCCACCGCTTGTGCGGGCCCCCGTCAATTCATTTGAGTTTTAACCTTGCGGCCGTACTCCCCAGGCGGTCGACTTAACGCGTTAGCTCCGGAAGCCACGCCTCAAGGGCACAACCTCCAAGTCGACATCGTTTACGGCGTGGACTACCAGGGTATCTAATCCTGTTTGCTCCCCACGCTTTCGCACCTGAGCGTCAGTCTTTGTCCAGGGGGCCGCCTTCGCCACCGGTATTCCTCCAGATCTCTACGCATTTCACCGCTACACCTGGAATTCTACCCCCCTCTACAAGACTCTAGCCTGCCAGTTTCGAATGCAGTTCCCAGGTTGAGCCCGGGGATTTCACATCCGACTTGACAGACCGCCTGCGTGCGCTTTACGCCCAGTAATTCCGATTAACGCTTGCACCCTCCGTATTACCGCGGCTGCTGGCACGGAGTTAGCCGGTGCTTCTTCTGCGGGTAACGTCAATTGCTGTGGTTATTAACCACAACACCTTCCTCCCCGCTGAAAGTACTTTACAACCCGAAGGCCTTCTTCATACACGCGGCATGGCTGCATCAGGCTTGCGCCCATTGTGCAATATTCCCCACTGCTGCCTCCCGTAGGAGTCTGGACCGTGTCTCAGTTCCAGTGTGGCTGGTCATCCTCTCAGACCAGCTAGGGATCGTCGCCTAGGTGAGCCGTTACCCCACCTACTAGCTAATCCCATCTGGGCACATCTGATGGCAAGAGGCCCGAAGGTCCCCCTCTTTGGTCTTGCGACGTTATGCGGTATTAGCTACCGTTTCCAGTAGTTATCCCCCTCCATCAGGCAGTTTCCCAGACATTACTCACCCGTCCGCCACTCGTCACCCGAGAGCAAGCTCTCTGTGCTACCGTTCGACTTGCATGTGTTAGGCCTGCCGCCAGCGTTCAATCTGAGCCATGATCAAACTCTTCAATTTAAGTTTGATGCTCGTGAATTAAACTTCGTAATGAATTACGTATGTTCACTCAGAGACTTGGTATTCATTTATTGTCCGAAGACATTAAGAATCCATGTCACTTTGAGTGCCCACACAGATTGTCTGATAAATTGTTAAAGAGCAGTTGCAACGCGGCTTTCGCTCACCGTTGCGAGGTCCCGTATATTACGTTTTCCTCATTCAGAGTCAAGCGATTATTTTTGCTTTTCTCTGTTGGCGTTCATCTCTGAACCCCGCTAACCCGGCGGCCTGTAAGCCGTTGTTCCGTGTCAGTGGAGGCGCATTATAGGGAGTTCTCAGACGTTGACAACCCCTCTTTTAAAAAAAACTTTCAACCGTCTCTTTTTTGCTCAAAACCGTGCTATAGCGCCAGTTTTTCGAGCGTTTGAAAGCCATAACGGCGTAAAACGGGTAAAAGTTGCTCAGTCTCTTTCGTAATTGCCATACAAAAAGCAATATTCGCATCGGCTGATTTCGCATCAGGCGCTTCATGTTCCAGCAGCCAGGCCGTACGACGCGCGATAGCCGCACCGGAATCCACCAGCCGTGTTCCCTCCGGTAGTACCTCTAACAGCTCTTCCTGTAGTAACGGGAAGTGGGTGCAGCCGAGCACAACCGTATCCGGGGGTTCGGGCATCCGCAACCATGGACGAAGAATACGACGCAGCTCGTCGAGTGATACCGCCTGTCCATGCAATTTCGCTTCGGCCATCTCCACCAGCTCTGCCGAACCGAGCATCGCAATCTGGCATTCGTTAGCAAAACGCTCGATCAGCTCGCGGGTATAAGGACGCTTTACCGTACCTCGCGTGGCCAGCAATCCCACAATGCCATTCGCCGTCAAACGTGCCGCAGGCTTGATTGCAGGCACGACGCCCACAACCGGGAACGGGAATTTTTCACGCAGGGCGGGAAGGGAAACGGTGCTCGCCGTATTACAGGCGATGACGGCCAGTGCAAGGGGATAGCGCTTTTGCACTGCGGTGACGATTTCAACCACGCGCTCGACGATAAAGTCCTCACTCTTTTCCCCGTACGGGAACGCGACGTTATCGAAAGCGTAAATGTAATGGAGATCCGGCAGGAGATGCCGAATCTCATCATAGACCGAAAGCCCACCGACGCCGGAATCAAATACCAGCACGGTGGGACGCGGATTAGAAGGTGTAGCTGCCAGACAAGGTGTATTCCCGTCCTGCAGTTTGGTAGCCATAAACTGTCTCGTAATCTTTATCGAACAGGTTGGCTATTTTACCACGAACTGTGAGGTGTGAGGTGACAGGATACGAAACTGCGACATCCCACAGGCTGACACCACCCATTTTTACACGTTCTGTAGAATAGGTATTCGGATCGACCGCAACGTCATAGCGTGTACCCAAATAACGATAGGAAACATTCCAGTCGAGATCCCATACCTGCCAGTCAAGCTGGTACTTAACCTGCTGCTTAGAACGGCGCGCCAGAACTTCATTGGTTTTAGTATTACGTGGGTCAACATAGTCATAGGAAATTTGGTGCCCTACCGGACCGGTATCAAACTGCGCGGTGGCTTCAATCCCTTTGATACGGGCTTCGTCCACATTGTAGTACCGGTAGTTTGCGTCGTAGCCAATTAGGTTATCAATGTCGTTACGATAACCCGTTACGCGCCAGTTAACCGGCCCCGTCAGACCTTCAAAGCCTCCTTCCCACTGTTTACTCTCTTCAGGCTTAAGGTCAGGATTGCCATATTTCTCACTGTGAATCTGGCTCATCGTCGGTGCTTTATAAGCCGTGCCATATGAACCAATAATCCGGTAACCATCGATAAACTCCCACGCAGCACTGGTTTGCCACGTAGCATGATTGCCAAAATTCGAGTTATCATCGTTACGTGCCGCAGCTTCTAGCGTGATGCTGTCAAATTGCTGCATCGCCGAGAGGAAGACGCCCGTATTGCGCTGCTCATAGCCGTTATCCATAGTGCTAGAACCAGCCTGAGTTTTTTGTTTCTGCCAGTCCAGGCCCGCACCAATATTACCATGACCTACTTCAAGGGAATTTAACCACTGTGTGGTGTACTGCTTCACATCGTCCGTCGTTGCGGAATCTGAATAACGCCCTTTCTTCGGGTCATAGTTCTGATCTTTGCTGCGACCATAACCTATGGCCAACTGCGATTTAAATATCCCCTGACTGT comes from Enterobacter kobei and encodes:
- the murI gene encoding glutamate racemase codes for the protein MATKLQDGNTPCLAATPSNPRPTVLVFDSGVGGLSVYDEIRHLLPDLHYIYAFDNVAFPYGEKSEDFIVERVVEIVTAVQKRYPLALAVIACNTASTVSLPALREKFPFPVVGVVPAIKPAARLTANGIVGLLATRGTVKRPYTRELIERFANECQIAMLGSAELVEMAEAKLHGQAVSLDELRRILRPWLRMPEPPDTVVLGCTHFPLLQEELLEVLPEGTRLVDSGAAIARRTAWLLEHEAPDAKSADANIAFCMAITKETEQLLPVLRRYGFQTLEKLAL
- the btuB gene encoding TonB-dependent vitamin B12 receptor BtuB; amino-acid sequence: MIKKVSLLTALSVTAFSGWAQDSADSLVVTANRFEQPAKTVLAPTSVVTREDIERWQAKSVVEIMSRLPGVDIAQSGGLGATSSTFIRGTESRHVLVLIDGVPLNNAGISNVPDLSQIPTSLIQRIEYIRGPRSALYGSDAIGGVINIITGRDKPGAEISAGVGSKGYQTYDGSFQQVLDKTKITMAGNYTYTRGFDIGAKDAPRQPDRDGFMSKSLYGSVEQQITDSISGFFRGFGYDNRTAYDGYDHYDANFVVDGRPDTRQLYSQNWDTGLRYSQGIFKSQLAIGYGRSKDQNYDPKKGRYSDSATTDDVKQYTTQWLNSLEVGHGNIGAGLDWQKQKTQAGSSTMDNGYEQRNTGVFLSAMQQFDSITLEAAARNDDNSNFGNHATWQTSAAWEFIDGYRIIGSYGTAYKAPTMSQIHSEKYGNPDLKPEESKQWEGGFEGLTGPVNWRVTGYRNDIDNLIGYDANYRYYNVDEARIKGIEATAQFDTGPVGHQISYDYVDPRNTKTNEVLARRSKQQVKYQLDWQVWDLDWNVSYRYLGTRYDVAVDPNTYSTERVKMGGVSLWDVAVSYPVTSHLTVRGKIANLFDKDYETVYGYQTAGREYTLSGSYTF